From Vigna unguiculata cultivar IT97K-499-35 chromosome 5, ASM411807v1, whole genome shotgun sequence, the proteins below share one genomic window:
- the LOC114183310 gene encoding uncharacterized protein LOC114183310 → MGIIKPPVFMLLIIMVLSTTIVEGRTLSLISAPGYSKIFATLGVVCKCCDGVGGACTSTWTQSCNNLQCYPWKSH, encoded by the exons ATGGGTATCATCAAGCCTCCTGTGTTTATGCTGCTCATCATCATGGTTCTTTCAACAACAATTGTCGAAGGAAGGACACTTTCCTTAATATCTGCTCCAG GGTACTCGAAGATTTTTGCAACCCTAGGAGTTGTATGCAAGTGCTGTGATGGAGTGGGAGGTGCCTGCACTAGTACATGGACACAATCTTGCAATAATCTACAGTGTTATCCTTGGAAATCACACTAG